The following proteins are co-located in the Shouchella hunanensis genome:
- a CDS encoding RDD family protein, whose protein sequence is MNASFFLRFKAFMIDYLLILIYLLILFIVNVLIFPSLQEFFTGSLIVAQFAGFIMVTFPVSLYFIISDSSIGKQSFGKRKVGIRVVGYNGQELSIFHLTFRTMLKFLPWELSHFLVYRLVYIGNNEVPFSYYLVGGLIYALMFSYILSAIFTKKRQSLYDIVAKTQVLKIK, encoded by the coding sequence ATGAATGCTTCGTTTTTTCTGCGATTTAAAGCTTTTATGATTGATTATCTACTTATTCTCATTTATTTACTTATTCTATTTATAGTCAATGTACTAATATTTCCATCTCTACAAGAATTTTTTACAGGCTCGTTGATTGTAGCGCAATTTGCAGGATTTATCATGGTCACATTCCCTGTTTCACTTTATTTCATTATTAGCGACTCTTCAATTGGTAAACAATCTTTTGGAAAAAGGAAAGTCGGTATACGAGTTGTGGGATACAATGGGCAAGAACTATCAATTTTTCATTTAACTTTTCGAACGATGTTAAAATTTTTGCCTTGGGAATTGTCACATTTTCTTGTGTATCGTCTTGTTTATATAGGTAATAATGAAGTCCCATTTAGCTATTATTTGGTTGGCGGGCTCATTTACGCACTTATGTTTTCGTATATATTGTCAGCCATTTTTACAAAAAAAAGACAATCCCTGTACGACATTGTGGCAAAAACACAAGTATTGAAAATTAAATAA
- a CDS encoding phosphodiester glycosidase family protein, translating into MTNENSNSVNMLEDSAFYSGVTTREGRKNGTTYYVTVIEVSEGGTLKHGLANNAQTGETARSFAQRNSNTVTINAGIFHPTQMTLSGVNIVNRRILSDRRTDKARYILAFNDNNQFKVFRPQTTATTIINEGYTNAVTGFIPLIENGAKLPQTVYDDYEHNQNPQPAQIFGQKITGDIVILTVDGRTNFDRGFTSHESAEIMLQEEVAFAFTLDGGGSAQTVVRGAMVNRSIDNNGMTERKVPDFFYIQKPVNGVSAQDLYSLGSDVGRISKRLQEVESMVQRIDEYNRGFIQLRGEEGYKTQGIEVWEGNKRKVKLNLREEFMSLYDYQNDRTVFRVQPDGTISSLKGTLGTFHSQSKAVTDANAISENGRYWIRQTDATNVPAGQTAWMIDHYQLNNDALQIATPFVQSSIGLRKRRKTGGTWTSWINA; encoded by the coding sequence ATGACAAACGAAAATAGTAATAGTGTGAACATGCTTGAAGATTCAGCTTTTTATAGTGGTGTTACAACTAGAGAAGGAAGAAAGAATGGTACTACTTACTATGTAACTGTAATCGAAGTTTCAGAAGGGGGCACTCTTAAACATGGGTTAGCTAATAACGCACAAACAGGTGAAACTGCAAGGTCATTTGCACAACGTAACTCAAATACAGTTACAATAAATGCAGGTATTTTTCACCCTACTCAAATGACTTTATCGGGAGTCAATATTGTTAATCGGAGGATTCTATCCGATAGAAGAACAGATAAAGCTAGATACATCCTTGCGTTTAATGATAACAATCAATTTAAAGTATTTCGACCTCAGACTACAGCAACCACAATTATTAATGAGGGTTATACGAATGCAGTCACTGGGTTTATCCCTTTAATAGAAAATGGTGCTAAACTTCCGCAGACTGTTTATGATGACTATGAGCATAATCAAAATCCTCAGCCCGCACAAATTTTTGGTCAAAAGATTACTGGAGATATTGTCATTTTGACTGTAGATGGTCGTACGAATTTTGATAGGGGCTTCACTTCCCATGAGTCAGCAGAAATCATGTTGCAAGAGGAGGTTGCTTTTGCTTTTACACTGGATGGCGGTGGAAGTGCTCAAACTGTAGTGAGAGGTGCCATGGTTAATCGTTCAATCGATAATAATGGCATGACTGAAAGAAAAGTACCTGATTTCTTCTACATTCAAAAACCAGTGAACGGTGTTTCGGCTCAAGATCTTTACTCGTTGGGATCTGACGTTGGCAGAATCTCTAAACGCCTTCAAGAAGTAGAATCTATGGTACAGCGAATTGATGAATACAACAGGGGCTTTATACAACTTCGAGGAGAGGAGGGTTATAAAACCCAAGGAATTGAAGTGTGGGAGGGTAACAAGCGCAAAGTGAAATTAAATTTACGAGAAGAATTTATGTCTTTGTACGATTATCAAAATGATCGAACAGTCTTTAGAGTTCAACCAGATGGTACGATCTCATCTTTAAAAGGGACACTAGGCACGTTCCATAGTCAATCCAAAGCTGTAACAGATGCAAATGCAATAAGCGAGAACGGTCGCTACTGGATCAGACAAACTGACGCTACGAATGTTCCTGCCGGACAAACAGCTTGGATGATTGATCACTATCAGTTAAATAATGATGCTTTGCAAATAGCTACACCATTTGTACAATCTTCCATTGGATTAAGAAAACGTAGAAAGACTGGTGGAACATGGACATCTTGGATTAACGCCTAG
- a CDS encoding DUF4428 domain-containing protein — MGFFDLKAICAVCDGEAGLHRYRIANKEWVCPTCYKKAGSSLKKFIAKATADEIREAIAKTSNNSAELDHFKATKKIGTLVEFDDHQKKWLVLSEILGRRNRSIVYRYEDILDFELLDDGETIASGGQGRAPINGGYFSHTGTMAGGLTGKRRTRGVCNSLQIKVTMNDINDPVVYIHFLKNAKSKRDELVYRSLFEEAQECLSTFQVICDRESNQKPLTETAFSVADEIKKFKELLDDGIITEEEFHKKKLELLR; from the coding sequence ATGGGTTTTTTTGATCTAAAAGCAATATGTGCGGTCTGCGATGGTGAAGCAGGGTTACATCGGTATAGAATTGCTAACAAAGAATGGGTTTGTCCTACTTGTTATAAAAAGGCTGGTTCTAGTTTAAAGAAATTTATTGCGAAAGCGACCGCCGATGAAATTAGAGAAGCAATAGCGAAAACTAGCAATAACTCAGCAGAATTGGATCATTTTAAGGCGACAAAGAAAATTGGAACACTAGTAGAATTTGATGATCATCAAAAAAAATGGTTGGTATTGTCAGAAATACTCGGAAGAAGAAATCGTTCAATCGTTTATCGGTACGAGGACATACTCGACTTTGAATTACTGGATGATGGCGAAACGATTGCAAGCGGTGGCCAAGGGAGAGCGCCTATTAATGGAGGGTATTTTAGTCATACCGGAACAATGGCTGGAGGTTTAACTGGCAAGCGTAGAACCCGGGGTGTGTGTAATAGTTTACAAATTAAAGTAACGATGAATGATATAAACGATCCAGTCGTTTACATACATTTTTTGAAAAATGCTAAGTCAAAAAGAGATGAATTGGTGTATCGGTCTTTATTTGAAGAAGCTCAAGAATGTCTATCGACGTTTCAGGTTATTTGTGATCGGGAGAGTAATCAAAAACCCCTTACTGAAACAGCTTTTTCAGTAGCAGATGAAATTAAAAAATTTAAAGAATTACTTGATGATGGAATCATTACAGAGGAAGAATTTCATAAAAAGAAACTTGAGCTTTTACGTTAA
- a CDS encoding AimR family lysis-lysogeny pheromone receptor: MSDYLYQLVRNYLSIEGNKQVDISKATGISKPLISMFLDKKGQKDLQFSNSFAIIRYIEKEDYLDVMDDYCRTLTKPIGILSSLEYASNFNRRDLLDDLLSVHQDHKGEVKEWIEIYRFERDKDLLTSEMAWERCRSLFGKVTIPEALLKLELIESTLTFKQNFYDMNNFLARTDRKVHVLREGFLKDSLLLKYDLQRAYDSLYNRIDIQDAIQNANNILKSPLASDFIVASANHLLGHAYQGHSVDLAIRYLEMAQACYKKANSKKHEEMEQDIAFVLSIHNVIHDRCLSCGDEEEVAHQHYVRGEVNKAIRLLKNQSQLSPFGKLYLGLCTKNVHQVFEGYGEMKQSGNNYFATFFTTKLDSII, encoded by the coding sequence TTGTCTGATTATCTATATCAACTTGTTAGAAATTATTTAAGTATAGAAGGGAATAAGCAAGTAGACATCTCAAAAGCAACAGGAATATCGAAGCCGCTTATTTCTATGTTTTTGGATAAGAAAGGTCAAAAAGATCTGCAATTTTCTAATTCCTTTGCTATTATTCGCTATATTGAAAAAGAAGATTACTTAGATGTGATGGATGATTACTGTCGGACGCTGACAAAGCCAATTGGTATTTTGAGTTCGCTTGAATATGCTTCGAATTTTAACAGAAGAGACTTGCTTGATGATTTGTTATCTGTTCATCAAGATCATAAAGGCGAAGTGAAAGAATGGATAGAGATATACCGGTTTGAGCGGGATAAAGATTTACTGACTTCAGAAATGGCGTGGGAAAGATGTCGAAGCTTATTTGGGAAAGTGACTATTCCAGAAGCGCTTTTAAAGCTGGAATTAATTGAATCCACGTTAACATTTAAACAAAATTTCTATGATATGAACAACTTTCTGGCAAGAACGGATCGGAAAGTACATGTGTTACGAGAAGGGTTCTTGAAAGATTCGTTGTTACTTAAATACGATTTACAGCGAGCTTATGATAGTTTATATAACCGCATCGATATTCAAGATGCGATACAAAATGCCAATAACATTCTTAAAAGTCCTCTAGCTTCTGATTTCATTGTAGCTAGTGCAAATCACTTACTTGGACACGCCTATCAGGGCCATTCCGTCGATTTGGCTATACGTTATTTGGAGATGGCTCAAGCTTGTTATAAAAAAGCAAATTCAAAGAAACACGAAGAAATGGAGCAAGATATTGCGTTTGTCTTAAGTATACACAATGTTATCCATGACCGTTGTTTAAGTTGTGGAGATGAAGAAGAAGTGGCACATCAACACTACGTTCGAGGGGAGGTGAATAAAGCAATACGGTTGCTTAAGAATCAAAGTCAACTAAGTCCTTTTGGTAAGCTCTATTTAGGTTTATGTACAAAAAATGTACATCAAGTGTTTGAAGGTTACGGCGAAATGAAGCAAAGTGGTAACAATTACTTTGCAACGTTCTTCACAACAAAGCTAGATAGTATAATTTAA